The window TGAAAGGCCAAACTTTGACCAATCCACTGAGGTGGATCAATGAATTGCCGTAAATGTGAACGGATGAAAATAATTAATTATATAAATCATTGGATTATAAAAATGTGTCTGTTTTATATACGCATATAATTTTGCGTAACTTCTCATTTTTTCTTCATCGCCTGGAGATACTGGCAAGATAATCTGCTGAATTAATCAGCAAATTATCGGGACATTGTGTGATCGTCACCTCATTTTAGTACAGGATCTCGGTGTTGCCTGATTGGCTGTCCTCAACCTCGCGACCATTCAGTGGTTGCAGTGGACGGTTGTTCATATGTCCTACGATGTACCTGAAATTTTCAAGCTGTTCGGTTGAGAGGGACATTGGCGTTTTCAGGACAATCCAGATAACGTTTTCACTACATGGCGGAATCGTCAATGAGCCACTGTAGCGCCAGTAGGCTTTATTGTCGGGCAAAAGTTGGTTGATGTTGACCGGTGAGAAGATGGGCATGTTGCTACCTTCCATGGTTGGAAAGGATTCCCACAGGTTTTGAATGGCTTGATTCGGTTCGTCAACATCAAACATGACAGCCACAATAACGGTGTCACCTTGCTGATTTTTGTGGAGCAGTTGGAGCTCCATCGCGTAGTTTTTCCCCTCGATGGTGTGTTCACTCGGTGCGTGAAAATCCAATTGCTTTAAATAGTAAAGCTGATTGTCAATGTTGAGGGTATCAGGGGTATAGCTGTTCATCGTCGCCTGAAGCGTATGATTGATGCTCTGGAACCTTACTGGGCTATCGGTGTACTGCATGGTGAGTATAGGGAGCCCAAGTTTGCTGGTATCGCTGGGCTGAATATTGATAGGGGATTGATTTACCCCGGTCTGGCAACTTTTATACTCGTTGTTGATTTCCCCCCAATGTTCAGGGGAGGTATCTCCGATGCTATATCCCCATGACGATGCCTGCACTGAAAAGGACATGATGCATGCCAGCAGCAGCGTTGTTCTAACACGGATTAGATACATATATTCACCCGGTAAATGTCTGTGTTTAAAAACAAATAAAATCAAATGACTATGTTGAGTATTTTAGCGTTGGGGTGGGGGATTATTGGCTGGTGTATTGTCTGAAAATGGCGCAGCCAGAGAACTACGCCGTAAAGATTTTTTTTGACCGGTAATGCGGCACCACTCTTCTTTTTCGAGCACCAGATCGAGTGTAAAGAGATCGGCGTAGTCTTCGCAGACGCCTTCTGAACTGGTTCTGAGGATTACTCCACGATCACGCGGCCATTGAGTGGTTGTTTTGGCCGGTTGTTGTTGTGATGCATAGTCTGAGTGAATTTTTTAAGCTGTACTTCTGAAAGCGTCATCGGGTGTTTCAGGATAATCCAGGTTACGCCTTCGGTGCAGGGAGGGGTTGTCAGAGAACCGCTAAAGCGCCAGTAAGTCTTATCGATGGGCAGCAGTGCATTAAGATCCATCTGCGAGGTTACTCTGACGTCCTGCTCAGCTTGTTCGGGCATTGTTGCCCACAGTTTATTTAGCTCTGCGTTTTCTGCCCCGATATCAAACATGACTGCGACGACGGCAACATCACCTTTTGCATCTTTGTGCACCAGATGTGCCTCCATGGCGTAATGTTTGCCATGAACGGTATTTTCGCTGGGGGCGTGAAAATGGAACTGTTGGAGGATGAATGGTATTCCATCAATGGTAACGCTATCTTTGGTCGAGGCCTTTAGACCCGCCTGAATGGTATGGCCATTGTTGATGAGCGTGGCCGGTCCATCGGTATAGTGAATGGTAAGCGGTGGGAGATGAGCTGTAAGCGTTGTGTCAATGTTGATGGGGGATTGGTTCATTCCGGCCTGGCAAGTTTTGTACTCCTCGCTGAGCGCGCCCCAGTGTTCAGGAGAGCCTTCTCCTTCATAGCTCCAGTGAGATGCAAAAACCGTTGCGGGCATGATGCTTAGCGCCAACAGCGCCGCCTTACCAAAAGTTGTTTTCATACAATTCGTCCAGTGAATGGTTAGTATTTATTTGTTTTTAACTTCAATGAGTTAAACAAATATTCTAGCGCAGGGACGTTGTGCGGGATGTACAAAAAACGGGAAAGACGTGGCCTGCGAAGAGGCCACGAGGGGAGTTTATTTTTTCCTGCCAGTAATGCGGCACCACTCTTCTTTCTCGATCACCGGATCGAGCGTAAAGAGATCGGCGTAGGCTTCGCAGACGCTGTCCGCCTGGCTGGCAAGAATACCGGAAAGGCCCAGTAAGCCGCCCTCAACTGGCAACACGCTGATTAACGGTGCCAGTTCACGCAATGGGCCAGCAAGGATGTTGGCAACCACCACGTCGGCTTTCATGGCTTCTGGCTGATCCTGTGGCAGGTACAGTTCCAGGCGGTCAGAAACGCCATTACGCTGTGCATTATCGCGGCTTGCCTGAATGGCTTGCGGATCGATGTCTACACCAATGGCTTTGGCTGCACCTAATTTGAGTGCTGCAATAGCCAGAATGCCGGAACCGCAACCAAAGTCGATCACCGTCTTTCCGTTCAGATCGAGGCCATCCAGCCATTGCAGACACAAAGAGGTGGTTGGGTGAGTGCCGGTACCAAACGCCAGACCTGGGTCCAGCATCACGTTGACGGCGTTCTCATCCGGCACATCGCGCCAGCTTGGGCAAATCCACAGACGTTCGCCAAAGCGCATTGGGTGGAAGTTATCCATCCATTCACGCTCCCAGTCTTTATCTTCAAGCTGTTCAATTTTATGCACAAACCCCGCACCGAGCAGCGGATGCTGTTCCAGAAGGGCAACCACTTCTTTCATGTCGGTTTCTGCATCGAACAGACCCGTTACATCGGTGTCACCCCAAAGACGGGTTTCGCCCGGCAGTGGTTCAAACACCGGCGTATCATGCGTGTCCTGGAAGGTGATAGAAACGGCACCCGCTTCCATCAGCGCATCGCTCAACTCTTCTGCATTAGCACCGGTGGTGTTCAGTTTCAGTTGGATCCATGGCATGGCAAAACTCTTTATTTATCAGTAGTCAATATGGCGGCTTGCGGGGCGGCAGAACCAAAACGGTTTCCGACCAGGAAAGCCAGCAAACTTAGCAGCAACGAGGGCACAATTGGATGGAAGCCCAGGTACTGAATGTTAAAGGTAGCGAGTATGGCATACAGCACACCGCCGACAATCATGGCGCTCAGTGCGCCCGCTGCGTTCGCTCGCTCCCAGTACAGGCCCAGCACCAGCGGCCACAGGAATACCGCTTCCAGCCCGCCAAACGCCAGCAGGTTGAGCCAGATGATCATCTCTGGTGGTTTCCACGCGGCCAGCAACAACAACGCCCCCAATAACAGGGTGATCACCGCCGACATGCGCTTCAGGCGGGTTTCATTTTTCAGCTGTTCCGGGCGCAGATTCAGGTAGAGATCTTTAATGATCGTAGCGGAACTTTGCAGCAATTGGGCGTTGATCGTCGACATGATCGCCGCCATCGGTGCGGCAAGGAAGATCCCCGCGGCAATCGGTGGCAGGACTTTTACCATCAAGGTGGGGATAACCAGATCAGGTACTGTCAGGTCAGGGAGCACCGCGCGTCCTAATGCACCCGCCAGGTGCATACCAAACATCAGGATTGCCACCACAATCGTGCCGATAATCATCCCACGATGGACCGCTTTACTGTCCTTATAAGAGATACAGCGCACGGCGGTATGCGGCAGGCCAATCACGCCAAAGCACACCAGAACCCAGAACGAAGTCATAAAGGTTGGGGACAGAATGTCATCAGCGCCTTGTGGGGTCACCAATTTCGGATCGATCGTTTGCAGCGTCTCCACCGCGTTGCTGAGGCCGCCCGCTGCGTGGACCACACCCACAAGCAGAACAATGGTCCCAACTAGCATCACCATACCCTGCATGGTGTCATTGAGCACGCTGGCACGAAATCCGCCGAATGCGGTGTATAACGCAATACTGATACCAAAGATCAGCAGACCTGTTTCGTATGGAATACCCGCCGCGGTTTCCAGCAAACGTGCGCCGCCGATGAATTGCACTGTCATCGCGCCAACGAAAGCTACCAACAGGCTGAGGCTCGCCAGCCAGACCAGCAAACGGCTCTGATAGCGGGCAAACAGCATATCGTTAAGGGTGACGGCGTTGTAGCGTCGCGCCAGAATCGCAAATTTCTTGCCAAGAATACCCAGCGACAACCAGACGGCCGGCAGTTGTATCATCGCCAACAGCACCCATCCCAGCCCGTATTTATACGCGGCCCCCGGGCCACCAATAAACGAGCTTGCGCTGATATATGTTGCGGTCAGCGTCATGGCTAAAACGACCCCGCCCATTGAGCGGCTGCCGAGGAAATACTCATTCAGGAACGTGCCGGTTGTTCTCTTTCTCATCGCGTACACAGAGAGACCAAACACCACCACCAGATAGGCGACAAGCGGCAAAATCACTTCAAGCTGCATCGTCATCCTCCAGAGGAATATCGCGATAGATAAATTTCACCATCGCCCAGCACAGAACAATGAAAACCAGCGGGGTTAGCAAGCAGGCCATTTCGAACCAGTGTGGTAAGCCAGTAAAGCCCAGCGTGGAGTCTGGTAAGTAAGCGGCTACTAACCATGTAGCAAGATAGAAAAGGGTCAGCCACAGCGCCCAGCGCGCCTCTTTATGGGCCTGAACAAAACGAGCGTCCATTTTTTGTCCCTTGTGGATAAAGAAAGCGGGGATTGTACCTTATGGGACGTGCCGGAGGGGAGAAAAACAAAAGGCCGGAGGATCCGGCCTTTACAGTTAATGCGTACTTACTTTTCCTGAAGTCCGAGTTTCTTCTCCAGGTAGTGGATATTGGAACCACCACGCTGGAAGTGCTCGTCATTCATGATGCGGATCTGCAGATCGACGTTGGTTTTGATCCCGTCGATGATCAGTTCCTGCAAGGCGTTTTTCATGCGGGCAATCGCCACGTCACGGTTTTCGCCATAACAAATAAGTTTGCCGATCATGGAGTCATAGTAAGGCGGTACGGTGTAACCCGCGTAAATATGAGACTCCCAGCGCACACCAAAGCCACCCGGCGCGTGGAAACGCGTGATTTTACCCGGGCTTGGCAGGAAGGTGTTCGGGTCTTCGGCGTTGATACGGCATTCTACCGCATGGCCTTTAACCACAACTTCATCCTGCGTAATGGACAGCGGCTGACCTGCAGCGATACGCAGCTGCTCTTTGATCAGATCAACGCCGGTGATCATTTCGGTAACTGGATGCTCTACCTGGATACGGGTGTTCATTTCAATGAAATAGAACTCGCCGTTTTCGAACAGGAACTCGAAAGTACCCGCTCCACGGTAGCCGATATCCACACAGGCTTTGGAGCAACGTTCGCCGATGTAACGACGCAGTTCCGGGGTAATGCCCGGTGCTGGTGCTTCTTCGACCACTTTCTGGTGACGGCGCTGCATGGAGCAGTCACGTTCTGCCAGATAGATTGCGTTACCCTGACCGTCAGCCAACACCTGAATTTCGATGTGGCGTGGGTTCTCCAGGTACTTTTCCATGTAAACCATGTCATTATTGAAAGCGGCTTTCGCTTCAGCTTTGGTCATGGAAATGGATTGAGCCAGTTCAGCATCGCCGCGTACAACACGCATACCGCGACCGCCGCCACCGCCGGAGGCTTTGATGATGACCGGATAGCCGATGCGCTTGGCATGGGCGCGGTTTGCGTCCATATCGTCGCCCAGTGGGCCGTCAGAACCTGGAACGGTCGGTACGCCTGCTTTCTTCATGGCAGTAATTGCAGACACTTTGTCGCCCATCAGGCGGATGGTGTCGGCTTTCGGGCCGATGAAGATAAAGCCAGAGCGTTCTACCTGCTCAGCAAAGTTGGCGTTTTCAGACAGGAAGCCGTAACCCGGGTGAATAGCGACCGCGCCAGTGATTTCAGCGGCGCTGATGATTGCCGGGATATTCAGATAGCTTTTAACAGACGGCGCCGGGCCAATACAGACCGTTTCATCTGCCAGTAATACGTGTTTTAGATCGCGATCCGCGCTTGAGTGTACAGCGACGGTCTTGATGCCCAGTTCTTTACAGGCACGAAGAATACGCAGGGCAATCTCGCCACGGTTGGCGATAACGATTTTATCCAACATGTTCGCCTCGTTACTCGATGACGACCAGCGGCTCGTCAAATTCTACCGGTTGACCACTTTCTACCAGAATCGCTTTTACCACGCCGGATTTATCGGCTTCGATCTGGTTCATCATTTTCATGGCTTCAACGATGCAAAGGGTATCGCCCGCATTCACTTTCTGGCCCACTTCGATAAACGGTTTAGCGTCAGGGCCCGGGGTGCGGTAGAAAGTACCAACCATCGGGGAACGTACGATGTGACCACTGATTTCCGCTGCAGCAGGGGCTTCCATGCTTGGCGCTGCAGCTTGCGCGACAGCGTTATACGGAGCAGGTTGTTGCATCATTGGTGCAGCATAAGCCTGTTGCATCATCGGGAAACCTGCATTTGGCGCTGCGCGGCTGATGCGTACAGACTCTTCGCCTTCAGAAATTTCCAGTTCGGAGATGCCTGATTCTTCAACCAGCTCGATCAGTTTTTTAATCTTACGAATATCCATGAGTGGGTTCCGTACTCTTTGTTTAGTGAAATTGTGACAGGCGTTTTATCGCCGTCTGTATAGCATTTGAATAACTGTTGGTGACAAGATGTCACCCCTCTCTGGCGTTGCACTGCGTGCTGCAGCCATTAAACGAGATATCAAAACTTACCAGTCATTGTGTGGCTATCTTCTGCCATTTTCGGGTAAAAGACAAAATATACCTTCAATACCCGATTGTCACCCTTTCCGCGCTGTAAAAACGCCTCCAGGGAAAGCAAGGTCGCACATTATAACCATTTCGTAGCAATTGGCAGCTAAATACTGGTCTTATCAGGGAAGATAATCAACCGCCTGCATGTAAAGAACGTGGGTTCGTCTGTATTTTGCAACGCACTGCACATATCCCGAAACTACCGCCACCACTGGCGGAACTTCTTATAACGGCAGGCTAAAAGCACGACGGCGAGCGCGGCGTAAATGATTGGTTGCGGGGATAAAATCTTCACCGACCACAGGTAATGCACGGGGGCCAGGATCGCCACAAGATAGACGAAGTTGTGTAAAAGTTGCCAGCGTTTTCCCAGTTTCCGCTGCGCAGCCTGGGTGGAGGTGAGTGTGAGGGCAAATAACAAAGTCCAACTGATGATTCCCAGCATCAGATAAGGCCGTGTCGTTAGCTCTCGACCCAACAGACTCAGGTTGTTAATGCCCAGCTCCAGCAGCGCATAACTGGTTAAATGCAAGGTGGCCCAGGCAAAACACCAGAGTCCTAACAGGCGGCGAGTGCGTATTAAGAGTGGCTGCTTAGCGTAGCGCGCCAGCGGCGAGACCAGCAAGGTTGCCAACAAGAATTTCAGAGCCGTCCTACCGGTAAAGTGTTGAATGTCCTTGACCGGATCGGCGCTTAAGTCGCCATTATTAATGGCCCAAAAGAGCCAGACAAAAGATAAAAAGCCGGCAAGATGCAGGCAAACTTTCAGCCAGGTGATGTGTTTTGCCGTCAGACGCACTTAAAAATTCTCCCTCAAGTTAAGGCCGTGATACAGCGAAGCGACCTCATCGGCATAGCCGTTAAACAGCAGCGTAGGTTGACGCTGTACGTCGAGGATACCGCCTGCGCCAATAAAACGTTCTGTGGCTTGTGACCAGCGGGGGTGATCGACGCCGGGGTTAACATTGGCATAAAACCCATATTCATTAGGCGCCGCCATATTCCAGGTGGTCGGCGGGCGATCGCGCGTCAGCTTAATGCTGACTATCGACTTAATTCCTTTAAAACCGTATTTCCACGGTACGGTTAATCGGATAGGGGCGCCATTCTGCGGGGGAAGCGCTTTGCCATAAACGCCCACGGTGAGCAGCGTGAGCGGGTGCATGGCTTCATCAAGGCGTAAACCTTCAACGTAGGGGTATTTCAGCCCTCCGCCAATAAAGCGATCTTTCTGCCCCGGCATATCATCCGGTGCGTAGAGCGTTTCGAACGCCACATATTTCGCATTGCTGGTGGGTTCAACCAGTGCCAGCAGCTTATGTAAAGGAAAGCCAATCCACGGCACGACCATGGACCAGGCTTCTACACAGCGCATGCGATAAATGCGTTCCTCCAGCGGGAAGCGGGTGGTCAACGCATCGTGATCGAGGGTTAATGGCTTTGCCACTTCGCCACTGATTTTCAGCGTCCACGGATCGGTTTTTAAACTGCCCGCGTTGGCCGCCGGGTCTGCTTTATCGAGACCGAACTCATAGAAGTTGTTGTAGCCGGTGACTTTATCTTCCGGCGTTAACGGCAATGTATTTTGCCAGGCGGCAGGTTTCGTGAAATCAAGCGGTTTTCCGGCGGGTGCGGGCGGTCGGTCATTGCCTTTAAACCAACTTAGCAGATCGGCCTGGGCGTTGGGAGAGAGGGAAAGGGCTGTCGCACTGATGCCCAGCGCTTTCAATACCTGGCGACGTTGCAGCATAAAAACAGATTCTGCCGTTACGTCGGTTTCCGTCAGTTTTTTGGATTTCATATCATCCTCCGTCATGCGTTTTGCTAAGCATGACGGAGGCAAAGGCTTATCGCGAATTTATCACGAAAAATTGCAGATTATGCGATTTTCACCAGCATGCGGCCCTGCACCTGATTATTAATGATGGCGTCAGCAAGCTTCGGCGCGTCGGCGAGCGTAATTTCAGTTGCGGCCTGAGCGTAGAAAGATTCCGGCAGGTCAGTGACCAGACGTTGCCAGGCCTGAGCACGACGCGCTGCTGGCGTCATAACGGAATCAACACCTTGTAGGCGCACATTGCGCAAAATGAATGGCATCACCGTGGTGGGCAGTGCAAAACCACCTGCCAGACCACAGGCAGCAACGCAGCCACCATAGTTCATCTGCGCGAGGACTTTTGCCAGTACTTTGTCGCCAACGGTATCAATGGCGCCAGCCCACAGCTGTTTTTCCAGCGGGCGAGTTTCAGCAAATTCATCACGACCGAGGATTCGGTTGGCGCCCAGACTGCGCAGATAGTCGTGCGTGGTTTCGCGACCCGATACCGCTGCAACCTGATAGCCCAGCTTGTGCAGTAACGCAACGGCAGTGCTACCCACGCCGCCGCTGGCACCGGTGACAACAATCTCACCGTCTTGCGGGCGAATACCGGCATCTTCAAGCGCCATCACACACAGCATGGCGGTAAAACCGGCAGTGCCGATGATCATCGCGTTGCGGCTACTCAGTCCATTTGGTAGCGCAACCAGCCAGTCACCTTTTACACGAGCCCGTTCGGACAGTCCGCCCCAATGGTTTTCGCCCACGCCCCAACCGGTCAGCAACACCTCCTGACCAGCGTGAAAACGGGGATCTTCACTGTGGCGAACGGTACCGGCGAAATCGATACCAGGAATCATCGGAAAATTACGGATAATTTTTCCCTTGCCGGTGATGGCCAGGGCATCTTTATAGTTCAGGCTCGACCAGTGAACATCCACCGTCACATCGCCTTCCGGTAGCTGATTTTCGTCGAGGGGTTGAACGGATGCGAGGGTTTTACCGTCCTGCTGTTCTAAGATCAAAGCCTGCATAACCTGTCCTCAATTCATATAGTGGATTGGAAAATGAATGATGAAGACTATACTCGTTAATCAAAACATGATGCCGATTCTGCGCAATAAATTGCCAGATATATCTGATTTGGTAGTATGCCCACACTATTTATGTAAATTGACGGATTTCGCGTTCATTTTTGCATTTTCGTGTCGCTTTTCCATTTTCATGCCTAATTCATAACTGTCGGAGTTAACACAAGGATGCGATTAACGACGAAATTTTCAGCTTTTGTGACTTTGCTCACAGGGTTAACGATCTTCGTGACGCTGATCGGCTGCTCGCTGAGTTTCTACAATGCGATCCAATATAAGTTCACTAGTCGTGTCCAGGCCGTCGCGACGGCGATCGACACGCACCTGGTCTCTAAAGATTTTGTCACCTTAACGCCGCAAATAGACGAGCTGATGGTGTCGGTTGATATCGTTCGCGTTGAGCTGCTGCAGGGGGAAAGCAAGGTTTATAGCCATTCCCGCACCAGCAGTTATCGCCCGGCGGGAACAAACAATCTGTACCGTGAGATCACCGTCCCTTTGCTCAAGCATCCGGGGATGTCGCTGCGCCTGGTGTATCAGGATCCGATGGGCAATTATTTCCATTCGCTGATGACCACCGCACCGCTCACGCTGTCGATTGGTTTTATTATCCTGATGTTATTTTTGTCGGTGCGCTGGCTACAGCGCCAGCTTTCCGGGCAGGAACTGTTGGAGATTCGTTCCACGCGGATCCTTAACGGTGAACGTGGGCCGAACGTGCGGGGAACCGTGTATGAATGGCCAGCGCGCACCAGCAGTGCGCTCGATATGCTGCTCACCGAAATTCAAAGCGCTCGCGAGCAGCGCAGCAGGCTGGATACGCTTATCCGATCGTATGTGGCGCAGGATACAAAAACCGGGCTCAGCAATCGTCTGTTTTTTGACAATCAACTGGCGACGCTGCTGGAAGATCAGGAGAAAGTGGGCGCCCACGGCGTGGTAATGATGGTGCGTTTGCCGGACTTTACGCTTTTGCGCGACAGCTGGGGGGGGGATCTTGCGGAAGAACAAATCTCGGCGCTGGTCAATTTATTATCGACCTTTATTGCGCGTTATCCTGGGGCGCTGTTGGCGCGTTACCACCGTAGCGATTTTGCCATCCTGCTGCCGCACCGCACCTTGAAAGAGGCGGAAAGCATCGCTGGGCAGTTGTTAAAAGCGGTCGATGCCCTTCCGACTAATAAAAAAATTGATCGTGCCGATATGATTCATATTGGCATTTGCGTCTGTCGCAGCGGCCAGTCCGCTGAACAGGTGATGGAGCACGCTGAAGCGGCAACCCGGAACTCGGTATTACAGGGTGGGAACAGTTGGTCAGTTTATGATGACTCGCTGCCGGAAAAAGGTCGGGGTAATGTACGCTGGCGCACGCTCATTGAGCAGATGCTCAGTCGGGGCGGTCCAAGGCTCTATCAGAAACCCGCGGTCACCCATGAAGGACGAGTACACCATCGGGAATTAATGTGCCGCATTTTTGATGGCAGTGAAGAGGTTATCTCGGCGGAATATATGCCGATGGTGCTGCAATTTGGCCTGGCGGAAGAATATGACCGTTTGCAGATTAGCCGTCTGATCTTGTTATTGGGATATTGGCCGCAGGAAAGTCTGGCGATCCAGACGACGGTTGAGTCACTTATTCGACCGCGTTTTCAGCGTTGGCTGCGTGATACCTTGATGCAGTGCGAAAAATCGCTGCGAAAACGCATAATTATTGAACTTGCTGAGGCAGATGTTTGTCAACACATCAGCCGGTTACAGCCCGTTATTCGTTTGATGGATGCGCTGGGTGTCCGCATTGCCGTGACGCAGGCGGGGTTGACGCTGGTGAGTACCAGTTGGATTAAAGAACTCAATGTCGAGCTCTTGAAGCTTCATCCCAGTCTGGTGAGAAACATTGATAAACGTACGGAGAACCAGCTGTTGGTTCAGAGCCTGGTGGAGGCCTGCTCAGGCACGCCAACGCAGGTGTATGCCACTGGCGTTCGTTCGCGTAGTGAGTGGCGTACGCTGACAGAACGTGGAGTCGCGGGTGGGCAAGGGGATTTTTTTGCCGCATCACAGCCACTTGACACAAACGTGAAAAAATATTCGCAAAGATACTCGGTTTAACCTGCCGTTTAATTTGTTTTCACGTAGAATAACGCGCGTTGTGCCTTCTGGGGGTGTGCTTGTCTGCTCGCCAGAATGTAACAGCAAACATGCAGGTGAATGACCTTTGACAGGTTGCAAACAAAAGCGAGGAGTGCTGCTGATTTTTTCAGCCCTGATGGACTCAGGCCGGTTTTGTAACAAAGGAAACGAACTGCACTAATTTTCACCGTAGCAGATGATTTTTCCGCCTTGTCGCTGCTGCGTGTGGTTGGTAAAGTAAGCGGATTTTGTTTTCCGCCCCAGCTTTCAGGATTATCCCTTAGTATGTTGAAAAAATTTCGTGGCATGTTTTCCAATGACCTGTCCATTGACCTGGGTACCGCGAATACCCTTATTTATGTAAAAGGACAAGGCATCGTATTGAATGAGCCTTCTGTTGTGGCCATTCGACAGGATCGTGCCGGTTCGCCGAAAAGCGTGGCAGCAGTAGGTCATGATGCGAAGCAGATGCTGGGTCGTACGCCGGGCA of the Citrobacter freundii genome contains:
- a CDS encoding carbonic anhydrase, coding for MYLIRVRTTLLLACIMSFSVQASSWGYSIGDTSPEHWGEINNEYKSCQTGVNQSPINIQPSDTSKLGLPILTMQYTDSPVRFQSINHTLQATMNSYTPDTLNIDNQLYYLKQLDFHAPSEHTIEGKNYAMELQLLHKNQQGDTVIVAVMFDVDEPNQAIQNLWESFPTMEGSNMPIFSPVNINQLLPDNKAYWRYSGSLTIPPCSENVIWIVLKTPMSLSTEQLENFRYIVGHMNNRPLQPLNGREVEDSQSGNTEILY
- a CDS encoding carbonic anhydrase, with translation MKTTFGKAALLALSIMPATVFASHWSYEGEGSPEHWGALSEEYKTCQAGMNQSPINIDTTLTAHLPPLTIHYTDGPATLINNGHTIQAGLKASTKDSVTIDGIPFILQQFHFHAPSENTVHGKHYAMEAHLVHKDAKGDVAVVAVMFDIGAENAELNKLWATMPEQAEQDVRVTSQMDLNALLPIDKTYWRFSGSLTTPPCTEGVTWIILKHPMTLSEVQLKKFTQTMHHNNNRPKQPLNGRVIVE
- the prmA gene encoding 50S ribosomal protein L11 methyltransferase, translating into MPWIQLKLNTTGANAEELSDALMEAGAVSITFQDTHDTPVFEPLPGETRLWGDTDVTGLFDAETDMKEVVALLEQHPLLGAGFVHKIEQLEDKDWEREWMDNFHPMRFGERLWICPSWRDVPDENAVNVMLDPGLAFGTGTHPTTSLCLQWLDGLDLNGKTVIDFGCGSGILAIAALKLGAAKAIGVDIDPQAIQASRDNAQRNGVSDRLELYLPQDQPEAMKADVVVANILAGPLRELAPLISVLPVEGGLLGLSGILASQADSVCEAYADLFTLDPVIEKEEWCRITGRKK
- the panF gene encoding sodium/pantothenate symporter, with the protein product MQLEVILPLVAYLVVVFGLSVYAMRKRTTGTFLNEYFLGSRSMGGVVLAMTLTATYISASSFIGGPGAAYKYGLGWVLLAMIQLPAVWLSLGILGKKFAILARRYNAVTLNDMLFARYQSRLLVWLASLSLLVAFVGAMTVQFIGGARLLETAAGIPYETGLLIFGISIALYTAFGGFRASVLNDTMQGMVMLVGTIVLLVGVVHAAGGLSNAVETLQTIDPKLVTPQGADDILSPTFMTSFWVLVCFGVIGLPHTAVRCISYKDSKAVHRGMIIGTIVVAILMFGMHLAGALGRAVLPDLTVPDLVIPTLMVKVLPPIAAGIFLAAPMAAIMSTINAQLLQSSATIIKDLYLNLRPEQLKNETRLKRMSAVITLLLGALLLLAAWKPPEMIIWLNLLAFGGLEAVFLWPLVLGLYWERANAAGALSAMIVGGVLYAILATFNIQYLGFHPIVPSLLLSLLAFLVGNRFGSAAPQAAILTTDK
- a CDS encoding YhdT family protein, producing the protein MDARFVQAHKEARWALWLTLFYLATWLVAAYLPDSTLGFTGLPHWFEMACLLTPLVFIVLCWAMVKFIYRDIPLEDDDAA
- the accC gene encoding acetyl-CoA carboxylase biotin carboxylase subunit — its product is MLDKIVIANRGEIALRILRACKELGIKTVAVHSSADRDLKHVLLADETVCIGPAPSVKSYLNIPAIISAAEITGAVAIHPGYGFLSENANFAEQVERSGFIFIGPKADTIRLMGDKVSAITAMKKAGVPTVPGSDGPLGDDMDANRAHAKRIGYPVIIKASGGGGGRGMRVVRGDAELAQSISMTKAEAKAAFNNDMVYMEKYLENPRHIEIQVLADGQGNAIYLAERDCSMQRRHQKVVEEAPAPGITPELRRYIGERCSKACVDIGYRGAGTFEFLFENGEFYFIEMNTRIQVEHPVTEMITGVDLIKEQLRIAAGQPLSITQDEVVVKGHAVECRINAEDPNTFLPSPGKITRFHAPGGFGVRWESHIYAGYTVPPYYDSMIGKLICYGENRDVAIARMKNALQELIIDGIKTNVDLQIRIMNDEHFQRGGSNIHYLEKKLGLQEK
- the accB gene encoding acetyl-CoA carboxylase biotin carboxyl carrier protein; the encoded protein is MDIRKIKKLIELVEESGISELEISEGEESVRISRAAPNAGFPMMQQAYAAPMMQQPAPYNAVAQAAAPSMEAPAAAEISGHIVRSPMVGTFYRTPGPDAKPFIEVGQKVNAGDTLCIVEAMKMMNQIEADKSGVVKAILVESGQPVEFDEPLVVIE
- the msrQ gene encoding protein-methionine-sulfoxide reductase heme-binding subunit MsrQ is translated as MRLTAKHITWLKVCLHLAGFLSFVWLFWAINNGDLSADPVKDIQHFTGRTALKFLLATLLVSPLARYAKQPLLIRTRRLLGLWCFAWATLHLTSYALLELGINNLSLLGRELTTRPYLMLGIISWTLLFALTLTSTQAAQRKLGKRWQLLHNFVYLVAILAPVHYLWSVKILSPQPIIYAALAVVLLACRYKKFRQWWR
- the msrP gene encoding protein-methionine-sulfoxide reductase catalytic subunit MsrP, which gives rise to MKSKKLTETDVTAESVFMLQRRQVLKALGISATALSLSPNAQADLLSWFKGNDRPPAPAGKPLDFTKPAAWQNTLPLTPEDKVTGYNNFYEFGLDKADPAANAGSLKTDPWTLKISGEVAKPLTLDHDALTTRFPLEERIYRMRCVEAWSMVVPWIGFPLHKLLALVEPTSNAKYVAFETLYAPDDMPGQKDRFIGGGLKYPYVEGLRLDEAMHPLTLLTVGVYGKALPPQNGAPIRLTVPWKYGFKGIKSIVSIKLTRDRPPTTWNMAAPNEYGFYANVNPGVDHPRWSQATERFIGAGGILDVQRQPTLLFNGYADEVASLYHGLNLRENF
- a CDS encoding MDR family oxidoreductase; translation: MQALILEQQDGKTLASVQPLDENQLPEGDVTVDVHWSSLNYKDALAITGKGKIIRNFPMIPGIDFAGTVRHSEDPRFHAGQEVLLTGWGVGENHWGGLSERARVKGDWLVALPNGLSSRNAMIIGTAGFTAMLCVMALEDAGIRPQDGEIVVTGASGGVGSTAVALLHKLGYQVAAVSGRETTHDYLRSLGANRILGRDEFAETRPLEKQLWAGAIDTVGDKVLAKVLAQMNYGGCVAACGLAGGFALPTTVMPFILRNVRLQGVDSVMTPAARRAQAWQRLVTDLPESFYAQAATEITLADAPKLADAIINNQVQGRMLVKIA